Below is a window of Fulvitalea axinellae DNA.
GCTATTTTGGCTACCGTGCCTGTTGGTGATCGGCCTAATGGGAGCCTGTAGTGACGATGATGACGATGAAGAAATAGCGCCAACGGAACAGAACGTTGTGGGTACTTGGGAGTTTACGAAAGCTGATGTGGTACTGAAAGGCACTACGCTTACTCCGGAACAAATCAAAGAAGCGGAAGAGGAGGCTGAAAAAGAGCTTCTTGGTAATACAATGAAAATCAATGCGGATAAATCGGGAGAATGGGTTGAACAGCCGTTCACTTGGTCGCTGAATGTGGATACGAAAGTATTATCGTTGACTTTTACAGACCAAAGCAATCCGATGTTTCCTCCCCAAACTTCCACTCCCGAGATCGATTATTTTACGGGGACCGTAATGGACCTTGACGGTGAGTTCAAGGTAGTTGTGCTTACGCAAAACGGTACGGTCGAATATGATGTAAGGCTGGCTAAGAAATAATAATGAAGGTTTTGATGAAAAAAGAAACGGCCAACGCATGTGCGAATGGCCGTTTTTTGTATTATGCTTACCGAAAACTTAGTCTTCGATAACAACGATTTTTTCGATAACATCGTCTTGTCGGATATCATCCAGAATATCGATTCCTTCAATTACTTTACCGAAGCAAGTGTGCTTGCGGTCAAGGTGTTGAGTTTGTTGGCGACTCAGGCAGATAAAGAACTGAGAACCTCCGGTGTTAGGCATTCCGGTATGGGCCATTGACAAAACGCCACGGTCATGGTATTGGTTGTCTCCGGTAAGTTCGCAATCGATGGTGTAACCTGGTCCGCCGTAACCGTTGCCGTCCGGGCAACCCGCTTGAACGACAAAGCCCGGGATTACTCTGTGGAATTTTAATCCGTCATAAAAGCCTTTTTTTGAGAGTTTTACGAAGTTGTCTACGGTGTTGGGTGCGTCCTTGTCGTAGAACTCTACAGTCATTACTCCTTTGGAAGTATGGATTTCCGCTTTCATAGCTTATGTTTCTGAATTTTGTTTCGGGTAAATTTAAA
It encodes the following:
- a CDS encoding peptidylprolyl isomerase; this encodes MKAEIHTSKGVMTVEFYDKDAPNTVDNFVKLSKKGFYDGLKFHRVIPGFVVQAGCPDGNGYGGPGYTIDCELTGDNQYHDRGVLSMAHTGMPNTGGSQFFICLSRQQTQHLDRKHTCFGKVIEGIDILDDIRQDDVIEKIVVIED